A genome region from Sceloporus undulatus isolate JIND9_A2432 ecotype Alabama chromosome 1, SceUnd_v1.1, whole genome shotgun sequence includes the following:
- the KCNJ11 gene encoding ATP-sensitive inward rectifier potassium channel 11 produces MLSRKGLIPEEFVLTRLSEGGPSGPEAPRGRQRRARFVGKSGALNVAHKNIREQGRFLQDVFTTLVDLRWSHALLIFTLSFLCSWLLFALTWWLLAFAHGDLQMEQGQVEGQAAPCVTQIHSFTSAFLFSIEVQVTIGFGGRMMTEECPLAILVLILQNIVGLVINAIMLGCIFMKTSQAHRRAETLIFSRHAVVALRGGRLCLMLRVGDLRKSMIIGASVRLQVVQKSTSPEGEVLPLNQAEIQLENPVGGNSIFLVSPLIISHPIDRHSPLYDLAPAQLHHHHDLEVIVILEGVVETTGITTQARTSYLADEILWGQRFVPIVSEEDGQYSVDYSKFGNTVKVPTPQCTARQLDEDSSIMANLALGPKATFRKKSMRLKPKFTISDDEPS; encoded by the coding sequence ATGCTGTCTCGGAAGGGCCTGATCCCGGAGGAGTTCGTGCTGACGCGGCTGTCGGAGGGCGGCCCTTCTGGCCCGGAGGCGCCCCGCGGGAGGCAGCGGAGGGCGCGCTTCGTGGGCAAGAGCGGGGCGCTGAACGTGGCGCACAAGAACATCCGGGAGCAGGGCAGGTTCCTGCAGGACGTCTTCACCACTCTGGTGGACCTGCGCTGGTCCCACGCGCTGCTCATCTtcaccctctccttcctctgcaGCTGGCTGCTCTTCGCCCTCACCTGGTGGCTGCTGGCCTTCGCCCACGGGGATCTCCAGATGGAGCAGGGCCAGGTGGAGGGCCAGGCGGCCCCCTGCGTCACCCAGATCCACTCCTTCACCTCCGCCTTCCTCTTCTCCATCGAGGTCCAGGTCACCATCGGCTTCGGGGGCCGCATGATGACGGAGGAGTGCCCCCTGGCCATCCTGGTCCTCATCCTCCAGAACATCGTGGGCCTGGTCATCAACGCCATCATGCTGGGCTGCATCTTCATGAAGACCTCACAGGCCCACCGCCGGGCCGAGACCCTCATCTTCAGCCGCCATGCCGTGGTGGCCCTCCGTGGGGGGCGGCTCTGCCTCATGCTCCGCGTGGGCGACCTCCGCAAGAGCATGATCATCGGGGCCTCCGTCCGCCTGCAGGTGGTCCAGAAGAGCACCAGCCCCGAGGGAGAGGTCCTGCCCCTGAACCAGGCCGAGATCCAGCTGGAGAACCCTGTGGGGGGCAACAGCATCTTCCTGGTTTCCCCGCTCATCATCTCCCACCCCATCGACCGCCACAGCCCCCTCTACGACCTGGCACCCGCCCagctccaccaccaccatgaccTGGAGGTCATCGTCATCCTCGAAGGGGTGGTGGAGACCACCGGCATCACCACCCAAGCCAGGACCTCCTACCTGGCCGACGAGATCCTCTGGGGACAGCGCTTCGTCCCCATCGTCTCCGAGGAGGACGGGCAGTACTCGGTAGACTACTCCAAGTTTGGCAACACCGTCAAGGTGCCCACCCCACAGTGTACTGCCAGGCAGCTGGACGAGGACAGCAGCATCATGGCCAACCTGGCCTTGGGCCCCAAGGCCACCTTCAGGAAGAAATCCATGAGGTTGAAGCCCAAGTTCACCATCTCGGATGATGAGCCTTCTTGA